One region of Trichosurus vulpecula isolate mTriVul1 chromosome 1, mTriVul1.pri, whole genome shotgun sequence genomic DNA includes:
- the LOC118829578 gene encoding olfactory receptor 10T2-like has protein sequence MKLGNETWIVREFVLVGFSNLPDLKPTLFSLFLLMYLITLSGNITIITIIYLDHTLHTPMYCFLGVLSLSETCYTLVTIPNMLVHLLMENQLISISSCRAQMFFFLGLGCSHCFLLTLMGYDRYVAICHPLRYAAIMSPPVCLHLGALVFCSGFLVAVVETCLIFSSSFCHSNRVEHFFCDIAPVLKLSCTQSAAKALTIFFLSVIVVLVSFLLILLSYAFIGAAILRIPSAAGRHKAFSTCASHLTVVIVHFGCASIIYLRPKSGSNPDQDRMVAVFYTVVTPLLNPVVYTLRNKEVRVALKRTLGRGPRTQNI, from the coding sequence ATGAAGCTGGGAAATGAGACATGGATAGTGAGGGAATTTGTGCTTGTGGGGTTCTCCAACCTCCCAGACCTGAAGCCCActctcttcagtctcttcctgctCATGTACCTGATCACGCTCAGTGGTAACATCACTATCATTACCATCATCTACCTGGATCACACCCTCCACACTCCCATGTACTGCTTCTTAGGGGTCCTGTCCCTCTCAGAGACTTGCTACACGCTGGTCACCATCCCCAACATGCTGGTACATCTGCTCATGGAGAACCAGCTCATCTCCATTTCCAGTTGCCGGGcccagatgtttttttttctcggCCTGGGCTGCAGTCATTGTTTCCTCCTCACCCTGATGGGCTATGACCGCTATGTGGCCATCTGCCACCCCCTCCGTTACGCAGCGATCATGAGCCCCCCAGTTTGCCTCCATCTGGGGGCTCTGGTCTTCTGCTCAGGGTTTCTGGTGGCTGTTGTTGAGACTTGTCTcatattctcctcctccttctgccacAGTAATCGAGTGGAACACTTCTTCTGTGACATTGCACCTGTTCTCAAGCTTAGTTGTACTCAGAGTGCAGCCAAGGCCCTGACCATCTTCTTCCTCAGTGTGATCGTGGTGCTGgtctccttcctcctcattctGCTCTCATATGCGTTCATTGGAGCTGCCATCTTGAGGATCCCCTCTGCTGCTGGGCGGCACAAAGCCTTCTCTACTTGTGCGTCCCACCTCACCGTGGTCATTGTGCACTTTGGCTGTGCCTCTATCATCTATCTGAGACCAAAATCGGGAAGCAACCCAGATCAGGACCGGATGGTGGCTGTTTTCTACACAGTGGTCACCCCATTGCTCAACCCTGTGGTGTATACCCTACGCAACAAGGAGGTGAGGGTAGCTCTGAAGAGGACCTTGGGACGCGGACCGAGGACCCAGAATATCTAA